In Candidatus Sodalis pierantonius str. SOPE, one DNA window encodes the following:
- a CDS encoding DUF4054 domain-containing protein, producing MANPSMPTIETFRADFPVFADPLRYPDTQIRIRLDLADTLLDEKRLGKLFVYLVELFVAHYLTLFAADNRSAVIGGAGGANSGVVSSKSVDKVSVSYDNSATLNPSAGFWNNTRYGAEFYQYLCLLGAGGQQL from the coding sequence ATGGCTAATCCATCCATGCCAACGATTGAAACGTTTAGAGCCGACTTTCCCGTCTTCGCTGATCCCCTGCGCTACCCCGATACACAAATCCGTATCCGCCTGGATCTGGCGGATACGCTGCTGGATGAGAAACGGCTGGGCAAACTGTTTGTGTATCTGGTGGAGCTGTTTGTGGCGCATTATCTGACCTTGTTCGCCGCAGATAACCGTTCGGCGGTAATCGGTGGCGCTGGGGGAGCGAATAGTGGCGTTGTGTCGTCCAAATCCGTCGATAAGGTCAGTGTGAGCTATGACAACAGCGCCACACTTAACCCCAGCGCGGGATTCTGGAATAACACACGCTATGGCGCCGAATTCTACCAGTATCTGTGCCTGTTGGGTGCCGGAGGGCAGCAGCTATGA
- a CDS encoding DUF3383 domain-containing protein, whose product MSQGLPVSRVVNVTVDMSPRAASARNFGALLIMGTSSVIDPLERLRTYSSIEEVATDFGTDASEYQAASLYYQQSPRPVDLFIGRWVNEASAGLLRGAILTAEQVKISHFTGVTDGAMKITVNGKTVTIKGVDLSGETNLNGVAQRIAEKINTATVLWDASNSRFVVTSSTAGKSSTVGFATAPDSGTDLSPLTGLSQAAGAAPVAGMDGETAAQAVATLADFSSAWYGLIVAANLSADDITAIAAFIGASNTSRIFGLTTQDTAAIDATRTDDIASQLKQGMYGRVFTQYSSTSPYAAASAFGRAFTVNFGANTTTLTLKFKQEPGIQAELLRTSQADALAAKNCNVFVRYDNDTAILQEGVMANGDFFDERHGLDWLQNYVQNNLYNLLYTSTIKVPQTDAGGTRLLASVEQSMAQAVNNGLIAPGVWNGGAVGQLSLGDTLTKGYYAFIQPMTEQAQADREKRKAPPIQVACKLAGAVHFADVLITVVR is encoded by the coding sequence ATGTCACAGGGCTTACCTGTATCGAGAGTGGTCAACGTCACTGTCGATATGTCGCCGCGTGCGGCCAGCGCACGGAATTTCGGCGCATTGCTCATTATGGGCACCTCATCGGTCATCGACCCCCTTGAACGACTGCGGACATACTCATCCATTGAAGAGGTTGCGACCGATTTTGGTACTGATGCGTCAGAGTACCAGGCCGCGTCACTGTATTACCAGCAATCTCCCCGTCCGGTCGACCTGTTTATCGGGCGTTGGGTCAATGAAGCCTCAGCGGGCCTGCTGCGCGGCGCAATATTGACCGCAGAGCAGGTGAAAATCAGTCACTTCACCGGCGTGACCGATGGCGCGATGAAAATCACCGTCAATGGAAAAACAGTCACTATTAAGGGTGTGGATTTATCGGGAGAAACCAATCTGAACGGTGTTGCGCAGCGTATTGCTGAAAAAATCAATACCGCTACTGTGTTGTGGGATGCCAGCAATAGCCGGTTTGTTGTGACGTCATCAACGGCAGGCAAGAGCAGCACGGTGGGATTTGCCACTGCGCCAGACAGTGGTACTGATCTTTCCCCGCTGACAGGGTTATCACAGGCGGCTGGCGCAGCACCGGTGGCAGGGATGGACGGTGAAACAGCCGCGCAGGCGGTTGCGACGTTGGCCGATTTTTCCAGCGCCTGGTACGGCCTTATCGTTGCGGCCAATCTGTCTGCTGATGATATTACCGCCATTGCTGCCTTTATCGGTGCTAGCAATACATCACGTATTTTCGGATTAACCACGCAGGACACCGCAGCGATTGACGCTACCCGAACCGACGATATCGCTTCGCAACTTAAGCAGGGCATGTACGGACGGGTATTCACGCAGTATTCCAGCACGTCGCCTTATGCGGCCGCCTCAGCGTTCGGACGGGCCTTTACGGTCAATTTTGGCGCTAACACCACCACCCTGACCCTGAAGTTCAAGCAGGAGCCGGGCATCCAGGCTGAACTGTTGCGCACGTCTCAGGCGGATGCACTAGCGGCGAAAAACTGTAATGTGTTTGTGCGCTATGACAACGACACGGCTATTTTGCAGGAAGGCGTGATGGCGAACGGCGATTTCTTTGATGAGCGCCACGGCCTCGACTGGTTGCAAAACTACGTGCAGAACAATCTTTATAACCTGCTGTATACCAGTACAATCAAAGTGCCGCAGACCGATGCTGGCGGTACCCGCCTGCTGGCCTCCGTTGAACAGTCGATGGCGCAGGCCGTCAATAACGGTCTGATTGCGCCTGGTGTGTGGAATGGCGGGGCGGTAGGGCAACTGTCGCTGGGCGATACGCTGACCAAAGGGTATTATGCATTTATTCAGCCGATGACGGAGCAGGCACAGGCAGACCGTGAAAAACGTAAGGCACCGCCGATCCAGGTGGCCTGTAAACTCGCCGGTGCCGTGCATTTTGCGGATGTGCTGATCACCGTGGTTCGCTGA